A region of Paraburkholderia largidicola DNA encodes the following proteins:
- a CDS encoding glutathione binding-like protein: MIDIYSWATPNGHKIHIMLEETGLDYKAHPINIGAGDQFTPEFLAISPNNKIPAIVDSDGPKNPDGKPFSLFESGAILIYLAEKTGKFLPNDPAARYETLQWLMFQMGGIGPMLGQTHHFRVYAPQPIEYAINRYTNETKRLYGVMDTKLGKTRYLAGDDYTIADIATFPWTRSWQNQGLQIDDFPNVKRWHEEIAARPAVQRGVEVLASARVPLMDEKAKEILFGATQYAKH, translated from the coding sequence ATGATCGACATCTACAGCTGGGCAACACCCAACGGCCACAAGATCCACATCATGCTCGAGGAGACAGGCCTCGACTACAAGGCGCATCCGATCAACATCGGCGCAGGCGATCAATTCACGCCAGAATTCCTGGCCATCAGCCCAAACAACAAGATCCCTGCCATCGTGGACAGCGACGGTCCAAAGAACCCAGACGGCAAGCCATTCTCACTGTTCGAATCGGGAGCAATCCTGATCTACCTCGCAGAAAAAACCGGCAAATTTTTGCCAAATGACCCAGCAGCCCGCTACGAAACGCTGCAATGGCTGATGTTCCAGATGGGCGGTATCGGCCCGATGCTCGGTCAGACCCACCACTTCCGCGTCTACGCGCCGCAACCCATCGAATACGCAATCAACCGCTACACCAACGAAACAAAGCGCCTCTACGGCGTGATGGACACGAAGCTCGGCAAGACGCGCTATCTGGCAGGCGACGACTACACCATCGCCGATATCGCCACGTTCCCCTGGACGCGTTCATGGCAAAACCAGGGCCTGCAAATCGACGATTTCCCGAACGTAAAGCGCTGGCATGAAGAGATCGCCGCGCGTCCCGCCGTGCAACGCGGCGTCGAAGTGCTTGCATCGGCGCGCGTGCCGCTGATGGACGAAAAAGCGAAAGAAATATTGTTCGGCGCGACGCAGTACGCCAAGCATTAA
- a CDS encoding DUF1178 family protein, with protein sequence MKVLDLQCPHDHRFEGWFASADDFESQLSRKLVECPICGATEVSRLPSAPRLNLSGATSASNASKEKAAANAGELQAHVMRALREVLEKTENVGDRFAEEARRIHYNEAPARSIRGVTTPEDARALVEEGIDVMPLPVPAALKEPLQ encoded by the coding sequence ATGAAGGTCCTCGATCTACAGTGTCCGCACGATCATCGGTTCGAAGGCTGGTTCGCTTCCGCCGATGACTTCGAATCGCAGTTGTCCCGCAAACTGGTCGAATGTCCCATTTGCGGTGCGACGGAAGTGAGCCGTTTGCCGTCGGCGCCGCGCCTGAATCTGTCGGGTGCGACGAGCGCGTCGAACGCATCGAAGGAGAAAGCGGCGGCGAACGCTGGCGAACTGCAGGCGCACGTGATGCGTGCGCTGCGCGAGGTGCTGGAAAAGACCGAGAACGTGGGCGACCGCTTCGCCGAGGAAGCGCGGCGCATTCATTACAACGAAGCGCCCGCTCGTAGCATTCGTGGCGTCACGACGCCTGAAGATGCGCGAGCCCTCGTCGAGGAAGGCATCGATGTGATGCCGCTGCCTGTGCCGGCCGCACTGAAAGAGCCGCTGCAATAG
- a CDS encoding NUDIX domain-containing protein translates to MAELPDHDAALKETCIKSEVAYQGPFMTVKCDTVRLPDGKQATREYVQHPGAVMVIPLFDDGRVLMESQYRYAMGKVMYEYPAGKLDPNEDPLACAKRELLEETGYTAREYIYLTRVHPIISYSTEFIDIYVARGLTPGERKLDDGEFLETFIAKVSDVSEWVRTGQLSDVKTIIGTFWLEKLLSGAWPENAPEAG, encoded by the coding sequence ATGGCAGAACTCCCCGATCACGACGCTGCGCTCAAAGAAACCTGCATCAAAAGCGAAGTCGCCTATCAAGGGCCGTTCATGACGGTCAAATGCGACACCGTGCGCTTGCCCGACGGCAAGCAGGCGACGCGCGAATACGTGCAACACCCCGGCGCCGTGATGGTGATTCCACTGTTCGACGACGGCCGCGTGCTGATGGAAAGCCAGTACCGGTACGCAATGGGCAAGGTGATGTACGAGTATCCGGCCGGCAAACTCGATCCGAATGAAGATCCACTGGCCTGCGCGAAGCGCGAACTGCTCGAAGAAACGGGCTACACGGCGCGCGAATACATCTATCTGACGCGCGTTCACCCGATCATTTCGTACTCGACGGAATTCATCGACATCTACGTCGCGCGCGGTCTGACGCCGGGCGAGCGCAAGCTCGACGACGGCGAGTTCCTGGAGACGTTCATCGCGAAGGTGTCGGATGTGTCGGAGTGGGTGCGCACGGGACAGTTGAGCGACGTGAAGACGATCATCGGCACGTTCTGGCTGGAGAAGCTGCTGTCGGGCGCGTGGCCGGAGAACGCGCCCGAGGCGGGCTGA
- a CDS encoding MaoC family dehydratase, with amino-acid sequence MGLSYEDMEVGKSYEVGSHTFTRDEIVRFAEQFDPQPFHVSDAGAAASPYGTLIASGWHTCSVMMGMLVRNVLAGSTSMGSPGIDDLRWLKPVRVGDTIRMMNSVLDKRVSASKPDRGIVSTEWQGFNQNGELVITVRSKAIFGLRNPGAAA; translated from the coding sequence ATGGGTTTGAGCTATGAGGACATGGAAGTCGGCAAGTCGTATGAAGTCGGCTCGCACACCTTCACGCGTGACGAGATCGTCCGGTTCGCGGAGCAGTTCGATCCGCAGCCGTTCCACGTCAGCGACGCCGGTGCGGCGGCCTCGCCGTACGGCACGCTGATCGCGAGCGGCTGGCACACGTGTTCGGTGATGATGGGCATGCTGGTGCGCAACGTGCTGGCGGGCTCGACGTCGATGGGCTCGCCTGGCATCGACGATCTGCGCTGGCTCAAGCCGGTTCGCGTCGGCGACACGATCCGGATGATGAACAGCGTGCTCGACAAGCGCGTGTCCGCGAGCAAGCCCGACCGCGGGATCGTGTCGACGGAATGGCAGGGTTTCAATCAGAACGGCGAACTGGTGATTACCGTGCGCTCGAAGGCGATCTTCGGGCTGCGCAATCCCGGAGCGGCCGCATGA
- a CDS encoding acyl-CoA dehydrogenase family protein produces the protein MNFNFTDEQQQLEDALRRYLDKQYGFEARQAIVRTDAGVSDEHWSAFAELGLTALPVPEAQGGFDGGTVDMLVVMQELGRAIVVEPYWSTAVGIEALKLSGTGDGDDTALLERAAQGESKLAVAFHEPDARYDLFSIETTATRHGDGYVLSGTKSVVQHGAQADYWIVPARLDGEIALFVVARDAANTQVTDYRTIDGQRAATLAFDATPARKLNGRHAGAAALEHIADYGTVLLCAEAIGALDALNHATVEYTKTRQQFGVPIARFQALQHRMVEMLIHTEQARSATYLAAVRYGSDDVDERRRAVSAAKVRVGQAARFVGQQAVQLHGGMGVTNEVAAAHLFKRLAIIETTLGDVDHHLARFAALPGFATADA, from the coding sequence ATGAACTTCAATTTCACTGACGAACAGCAGCAACTCGAGGACGCGCTGCGCCGTTATCTCGACAAGCAATACGGTTTCGAGGCGCGACAGGCGATCGTGCGAACGGACGCGGGCGTATCGGACGAACATTGGTCCGCGTTCGCCGAGCTGGGTCTGACCGCGTTGCCCGTGCCCGAAGCGCAAGGCGGCTTCGACGGCGGCACGGTGGATATGCTGGTCGTGATGCAGGAACTGGGGCGCGCGATCGTCGTCGAGCCGTACTGGTCGACGGCCGTCGGCATCGAGGCGCTGAAGCTGTCCGGCACGGGCGACGGCGACGATACCGCGTTGCTCGAACGCGCGGCGCAAGGCGAGAGCAAGCTCGCCGTCGCCTTCCATGAACCCGACGCACGCTACGATCTCTTCTCGATCGAAACGACGGCGACGCGCCACGGCGACGGATACGTGCTGAGCGGCACGAAATCGGTCGTGCAGCACGGGGCGCAAGCCGACTACTGGATCGTGCCCGCGCGACTGGATGGCGAGATTGCGCTGTTCGTCGTCGCGCGCGATGCAGCGAACACGCAGGTCACCGACTATCGGACGATCGACGGCCAACGGGCCGCGACGCTCGCATTCGATGCGACGCCGGCACGCAAGCTGAACGGCAGGCACGCGGGCGCCGCTGCGCTGGAGCATATCGCGGACTACGGCACCGTGTTGCTGTGCGCCGAGGCGATCGGCGCACTCGACGCGCTGAATCACGCAACCGTCGAATACACGAAGACGCGCCAGCAGTTCGGCGTGCCGATTGCGCGCTTTCAGGCGCTGCAGCACCGGATGGTCGAAATGCTGATCCACACCGAGCAGGCGCGCTCGGCAACGTATCTGGCTGCCGTGCGTTACGGCAGCGACGATGTCGACGAGCGCCGGCGCGCAGTATCGGCGGCGAAAGTGCGCGTGGGGCAGGCTGCGCGCTTCGTCGGCCAGCAGGCCGTGCAGTTGCACGGCGGGATGGGCGTGACGAACGAAGTCGCGGCGGCGCATCTGTTCAAGCGTCTCGCTATCATCGAAACCACGCTTGGCGATGTCGATCATCATCTGGCGCGCTTTGCCGCGCTGCCAGGCTTCGCAACGGCCGACGCATGA
- a CDS encoding DUF2818 family protein, whose protein sequence is MSAAGWFIVLLALVGANLPFLNQRLFGVMPLKAAKKSAWLRIGELIVLYFIVGALGFMLEARAGNRFEQGWQFYAITFSLFIVFAFPGFTFQYLVKRR, encoded by the coding sequence ATGTCGGCAGCGGGGTGGTTCATCGTGCTGTTGGCGCTCGTCGGCGCCAACCTGCCGTTCCTGAATCAGCGGCTGTTCGGTGTCATGCCGCTGAAGGCCGCGAAGAAAAGCGCGTGGCTCAGGATCGGCGAACTGATCGTGCTGTATTTCATCGTCGGCGCGCTCGGCTTCATGCTCGAAGCGCGCGCCGGCAACCGCTTCGAACAGGGCTGGCAGTTCTACGCCATCACGTTCAGCCTGTTCATCGTTTTCGCCTTCCCGGGCTTCACGTTTCAATATCTCGTCAAACGGCGCTGA
- a CDS encoding acyl-CoA dehydrogenase family protein — MNFDYTPKVQALRDKLLAFFDEHIYPNEQAYAAEVARNRQAGNAWVPTELIESLKQQAREAGLWNLFLPDSERGAGLTNLEYAPLCEIMGRVPWAPEVFNCNAPDTGNMETIERYGNEENRREWLEPLLQGQIRSAFLMTEPEVASSDATNIQTSIVRDGDSYVINGHKWWSSGAGDPRCKLFIVMGKTDPDAPRHAQQSMILVPADAAGVTVHRPLTVFGYDDAPHGHMEVTLDNARVPAVNMLLGEGRGFEIAQGRLGPGRIHHCMRLIGLAERALELMCVRTLQRVAFGKPIAAQTVTQERIAEARCLIEQARLLTLKTAYMMDTVGNKGARGEIAMIKVVAPNMACQVIDWAIQAHGAAGMSDDFPLAYAYTTARWLRFADGPDEVHRNAIAKIELGRYSE, encoded by the coding sequence ATGAATTTCGACTACACCCCGAAGGTTCAGGCCTTGCGCGACAAGCTGCTCGCATTTTTCGACGAGCACATCTATCCGAACGAACAGGCCTATGCCGCCGAAGTCGCGCGCAACCGCCAGGCGGGCAACGCATGGGTGCCGACGGAACTGATCGAGTCGCTGAAGCAGCAGGCGCGCGAAGCCGGCTTATGGAATCTGTTTCTGCCGGACTCCGAGCGCGGCGCGGGCCTGACGAACCTCGAATACGCGCCGCTGTGCGAGATCATGGGCCGCGTGCCGTGGGCGCCTGAGGTGTTCAACTGCAATGCGCCCGATACCGGCAACATGGAGACGATCGAGCGATACGGCAACGAAGAGAATCGACGTGAGTGGCTGGAGCCGCTGCTGCAAGGCCAGATCCGTTCGGCGTTTCTGATGACCGAACCGGAAGTGGCGTCGTCGGATGCGACGAACATCCAGACGAGCATCGTGCGGGACGGCGATTCGTACGTGATCAATGGGCACAAGTGGTGGTCGTCGGGCGCGGGCGATCCGCGCTGCAAGCTCTTCATCGTGATGGGCAAGACGGATCCCGACGCGCCGCGTCACGCACAGCAATCGATGATTCTCGTGCCTGCCGACGCGGCCGGGGTCACCGTGCATCGTCCGCTGACGGTATTCGGATATGACGACGCGCCGCACGGACACATGGAGGTCACGCTCGATAACGCGCGCGTGCCTGCCGTGAACATGCTGCTAGGCGAAGGGCGCGGGTTTGAGATTGCGCAAGGGCGGCTCGGGCCGGGGCGGATTCACCACTGTATGCGGTTGATTGGACTTGCTGAGCGCGCTCTTGAATTGATGTGCGTACGCACGCTGCAACGTGTGGCGTTTGGCAAGCCGATTGCGGCGCAGACAGTGACGCAGGAGCGGATTGCCGAGGCGCGGTGCTTGATCGAGCAGGCTCGGTTGCTGACGTTGAAGACGGCTTACATGATGGATACCGTCGGGAATAAGGGCGCGCGTGGTGAGATCGCGATGATCAAGGTCGTTGCGCCCAACATGGCGTGTCAGGTGATTGATTGGGCCATTCAGGCGCATGGCGCGGCTGGGATGAGCGATGATTTTCCCCTGGCGTATGCCTATACCACTGCGCGGTGGTTGCGGTTTGCTGATGGGCCCGATGAAGTGCATCGGAATGCGATTGCCAAGATTGAGCTTGGGCGGTATTCGGAGTGA
- a CDS encoding phosphotransferase → MPQDATPTDYSAFEGTRPVSERQRIDIHTLSAWLTQHVEDFAGPLTLEQFAGGQSNPTFKLITPTRAYVMRAKPGPSAKLLPSAHAIEREYRVMHALRDTDVPVAKMLALCEDESVIGRAFYVMEFVQGRVLWDPSLPDMTPAQRGAIYDEMNRVIAALHSVDVDKVGLADYGKPGNYFARQIGRWSKQYQASETEPIDAMHRLIEWLPQHMPAETGERASIVHGDFRLDNLIFDPHEPRVLAVLDWELSTLGDPLADFAYHCMAWHVDPAQFRGIAGLDWAALGIPDEAQYVQRYCERTGLTISGDWNFYLAYNMFRIAAILQGIMKRVVDGTAASEQAADAGRRARPMAELAWRYAQKVR, encoded by the coding sequence ATGCCGCAAGACGCGACACCCACCGACTACTCCGCTTTTGAAGGCACGCGGCCCGTCAGCGAACGGCAGCGCATCGACATCCACACGCTTTCCGCTTGGCTCACGCAACATGTCGAAGACTTTGCCGGACCGTTGACGCTCGAACAGTTCGCAGGCGGTCAGTCCAATCCGACCTTCAAGCTGATCACGCCGACGCGTGCTTATGTGATGCGCGCGAAGCCCGGGCCGTCCGCGAAACTGCTGCCGTCCGCGCATGCGATCGAACGTGAGTATCGCGTGATGCATGCGCTGCGCGACACCGACGTGCCCGTCGCGAAGATGCTCGCGCTGTGCGAGGACGAAAGCGTGATCGGCCGCGCGTTCTACGTCATGGAGTTCGTCCAGGGCCGCGTGCTGTGGGACCCGTCGCTGCCCGATATGACACCGGCGCAACGCGGCGCGATTTATGACGAGATGAACCGGGTGATCGCCGCGCTGCATAGCGTCGATGTCGACAAGGTCGGACTTGCGGATTACGGCAAGCCGGGCAACTACTTCGCGCGGCAGATCGGCAGATGGAGCAAGCAGTATCAGGCGTCGGAGACGGAACCGATCGATGCGATGCATCGTTTGATCGAATGGCTGCCGCAGCATATGCCCGCTGAAACGGGCGAGCGCGCGTCCATCGTGCATGGCGACTTCCGGCTCGACAATCTGATCTTCGATCCGCACGAGCCGCGCGTGCTGGCCGTGCTCGACTGGGAACTGTCGACGCTCGGCGATCCCCTCGCCGACTTCGCGTATCACTGCATGGCGTGGCATGTCGATCCCGCGCAGTTTCGCGGCATCGCTGGACTCGACTGGGCCGCGCTCGGCATTCCCGACGAGGCACAGTATGTGCAACGCTATTGCGAGCGCACCGGCCTGACGATTTCCGGCGACTGGAACTTCTACCTCGCGTACAACATGTTCCGCATCGCGGCGATCTTGCAGGGAATCATGAAGCGCGTGGTCGATGGCACGGCAGCGAGCGAACAGGCCGCGGACGCGGGACGGCGCGCAAGGCCGATGGCCGAACTCGCGTGGCGCTATGCGCAGAAGGTGCGCTGA
- a CDS encoding histidine phosphatase family protein, with protein MSTPTGSGYQLPKRRRLYLMRHGDVTYFDASGRTIDPERVPLNENGRAQADAAGRAFAEQNVRFDRVIASGLPRTVETAQRVLAQMHQQATIDIEPAWEEIRSGKPGSVPAADLETAFLGAFDGIVAEDVQFLGGETIGELLDRVLPALATLRADTSWDVALLVLHGGVNRAILSHAITAGGRTFFGHLAQATGCINALDVGAAPRDWVVRMINHAPPSPLHRDVRNTSMEMLYAQFIQSRRS; from the coding sequence ATGAGCACGCCGACCGGGTCGGGCTATCAGTTGCCGAAGCGTCGCCGCCTCTATCTGATGCGGCACGGCGATGTCACGTACTTCGATGCGTCGGGCCGCACGATCGACCCGGAACGCGTGCCCCTCAACGAAAACGGTCGCGCACAGGCCGATGCCGCAGGCCGCGCGTTCGCCGAACAGAACGTGCGCTTCGATCGCGTGATTGCGAGCGGCTTGCCGCGCACGGTCGAGACGGCACAGCGCGTGCTCGCGCAAATGCATCAGCAAGCCACGATCGACATCGAGCCCGCGTGGGAAGAGATACGCAGCGGCAAGCCGGGTTCGGTTCCCGCCGCTGATCTCGAAACGGCGTTTCTCGGTGCGTTCGATGGCATCGTTGCCGAGGACGTACAGTTTCTCGGTGGCGAGACAATTGGCGAACTGCTCGACCGCGTATTGCCGGCGCTGGCTACGCTGCGCGCTGATACATCGTGGGACGTCGCGCTGCTCGTGCTGCACGGCGGCGTGAATCGCGCGATCCTGTCGCATGCGATCACGGCGGGCGGCCGCACGTTCTTCGGCCATCTCGCGCAGGCGACGGGCTGCATCAATGCGCTCGACGTCGGCGCGGCCCCGCGCGACTGGGTTGTGCGCATGATCAATCATGCGCCGCCCTCGCCGCTGCATCGCGACGTGCGCAACACGTCGATGGAAATGCTCTACGCGCAATTCATTCAAAGCAGGCGCAGCTAG
- a CDS encoding MaoC family dehydratase, which yields MTPELTLASADDVRALVGQPPRMSAWVEVDQASVDRFAVATGDHQWIHTDPERAKRESPFGGPIAHGFLTLSLIPALLVDTFRFQQRMGVNYGLNRVRFTAPVPVGSQLRASFVVASVTDVEEGGVQIAWNVTLERQGSERPVCIAEFITRHYF from the coding sequence ATGACGCCCGAACTGACGCTCGCTTCTGCCGACGACGTGCGTGCGCTCGTCGGCCAGCCGCCACGCATGAGCGCCTGGGTCGAGGTCGATCAGGCGAGCGTCGATCGTTTTGCTGTGGCGACGGGCGATCACCAGTGGATTCATACCGATCCCGAGCGCGCGAAGCGCGAGTCGCCGTTCGGGGGACCGATTGCGCATGGTTTTCTGACGCTGTCGCTGATCCCTGCGCTGCTTGTCGATACGTTTCGTTTCCAGCAGCGCATGGGCGTCAATTACGGGCTCAATCGCGTGCGTTTCACGGCGCCCGTGCCTGTCGGATCGCAGTTGCGCGCGAGCTTTGTCGTCGCGAGCGTGACGGACGTCGAAGAGGGCGGCGTGCAGATTGCGTGGAACGTGACGCTCGAACGGCAGGGCAGTGAGCGTCCTGTGTGCATCGCAGAGTTCATCACGCGGCATTATTTCTAG
- a CDS encoding oxepin-CoA hydrolase, alternative type, producing the protein MAAELLASRPAESESTLVLTLSNPGARNAMHPDMYAAGIEAIDTAERDPSIGAVVITGADNFFCAGGNLNRLLENRAKDPSVQAQSIDLLGEWIAALQASSKPVIAAVEGAAAGAGFSLALACDLIVAADDAKFVMSYARVGLTPDGGGSWFLARALPRQLATEVLIEGKPIGAQRLYDLGVVNRLVKPGAVRDTAVAWADDLGKVSPNAKARIKGLIAAAGAQSLPEHLVAERDSFVASLHHRDGLEGITAFLEKRAPNYK; encoded by the coding sequence ATGGCCGCCGAACTGCTCGCCTCCCGCCCAGCCGAAAGCGAATCGACGCTCGTGCTGACCCTGTCGAACCCGGGCGCGCGCAACGCGATGCACCCGGACATGTACGCCGCCGGCATCGAAGCGATCGATACGGCCGAGCGCGATCCGTCGATCGGCGCCGTCGTCATCACCGGCGCGGACAACTTCTTCTGCGCGGGCGGCAACCTGAACCGCCTGCTCGAAAACCGCGCGAAAGATCCGTCCGTGCAGGCGCAAAGCATCGATTTGCTCGGCGAATGGATTGCCGCGTTGCAGGCGTCGTCGAAGCCGGTGATCGCGGCCGTCGAAGGCGCGGCGGCAGGCGCAGGTTTTTCGCTTGCGCTCGCGTGCGACCTGATCGTCGCCGCCGACGACGCGAAGTTCGTGATGTCGTACGCGCGCGTCGGCCTCACGCCGGATGGCGGCGGCTCGTGGTTCCTCGCGCGTGCGTTGCCGCGTCAGCTCGCGACGGAAGTGCTGATCGAAGGCAAGCCGATCGGCGCGCAGCGTCTTTACGATCTCGGCGTCGTCAACCGGCTCGTGAAGCCGGGCGCCGTGCGCGATACGGCGGTCGCATGGGCCGACGATCTCGGCAAGGTGTCGCCGAACGCGAAGGCACGCATCAAAGGCCTGATCGCGGCAGCGGGCGCGCAGTCGCTGCCCGAGCATCTGGTTGCGGAGCGCGACAGCTTCGTCGCGTCGCTGCATCATCGCGACGGGCTCGAAGGCATCACCGCGTTCCTCGAAAAGCGCGCGCCCAACTACAAATGA
- a CDS encoding acyl-CoA dehydrogenase family protein, giving the protein MDLNYSPADDAFRADIRAWLEANLPDELRDKVLNHKRLNRDDFASWHKLLGTRGWSAPAWPVEYGGPNWNATQRHIWDEECAQLGAPMVLPFGVSMVAPVLMKYGSEAQKRHYLPRILDGTDWWCQGYSEPGSGSDLASLRTRAERVGDHYVVNGQKTWTTLGQHADMMFCLVRTDSGAKKQEGISFLLIDMKTPGITVRPIITLDEDHEVNEVFFEDVKVPVENLVGDENRGWTYAKYLLGHERTGIARVGQSKRELAFLKRIALNQKKNGKPLLLDPLFAAKVASLEIELMALEVTVQRVVANETGGRGPGPEASMLKIKGTEVQQGLTELMFEAVGPLAAPFDVPFLEGERAHSIAGDDDAAPLAAYYFNYRKTSIYGGSNEIQKNIIAQMILGL; this is encoded by the coding sequence ATGGACCTGAACTATTCCCCCGCCGACGACGCATTCCGCGCCGACATCCGCGCCTGGCTCGAAGCGAATCTGCCTGACGAGCTGCGCGACAAAGTCCTCAATCACAAACGTCTGAACCGCGACGACTTCGCGAGCTGGCACAAGCTGCTCGGCACGCGCGGCTGGTCGGCGCCTGCGTGGCCTGTGGAATATGGCGGCCCGAACTGGAACGCAACCCAGCGTCATATCTGGGACGAGGAGTGCGCCCAGCTTGGCGCGCCGATGGTGCTGCCGTTTGGTGTATCGATGGTTGCGCCCGTGCTGATGAAATACGGCAGCGAGGCGCAAAAGCGCCATTACTTGCCGCGCATTCTCGACGGCACCGACTGGTGGTGCCAGGGTTACTCGGAGCCGGGTTCGGGCTCCGATCTGGCGTCGCTGCGCACGCGTGCCGAACGCGTCGGCGATCACTATGTCGTGAACGGCCAGAAGACCTGGACGACGCTCGGCCAGCACGCCGACATGATGTTCTGCCTCGTGCGCACCGACAGCGGCGCGAAAAAGCAGGAGGGCATTTCCTTCCTGCTGATCGACATGAAGACGCCGGGCATCACCGTGCGTCCCATCATCACGCTCGACGAAGATCACGAAGTCAACGAAGTGTTCTTCGAAGACGTGAAAGTCCCCGTCGAAAACCTCGTCGGCGATGAGAACCGCGGCTGGACTTATGCGAAGTATCTGCTCGGCCACGAGCGTACGGGCATCGCGCGCGTCGGGCAGTCGAAGCGCGAACTCGCGTTTCTCAAGCGCATCGCGCTGAACCAGAAAAAGAACGGCAAGCCCTTGCTGCTCGATCCGCTGTTCGCCGCGAAAGTCGCGAGCCTCGAAATCGAATTGATGGCGCTCGAAGTGACCGTGCAACGCGTGGTCGCGAACGAAACGGGCGGACGCGGGCCGGGGCCAGAAGCGTCGATGCTGAAGATCAAGGGCACGGAGGTGCAGCAGGGTTTGACGGAGCTGATGTTCGAAGCCGTTGGACCGCTTGCCGCGCCGTTCGATGTGCCGTTCCTCGAAGGCGAACGCGCGCACAGCATCGCGGGAGACGACGATGCCGCGCCGCTCGCCGCGTACTACTTCAACTACCGCAAGACGTCGATCTACGGCGGCTCGAACGAAATTCAAAAGAACATCATCGCGCAGATGATTCTCGGACTGTGA